Proteins from one Deinococcus sp. AB2017081 genomic window:
- a CDS encoding cell division protein FtsB produces MDDAPAPSPVRPRSTWWRRVSRLPVAMMLTSLLAALGIVQLSFQLGNAAFRTVTWTRQTQETNARIAVLETELQILQDARTALNTPEYLRQLARCQGFVGLDETVVVSPTAPAVPGENCQVVPLP; encoded by the coding sequence ATGGACGACGCGCCCGCCCCCTCTCCTGTCCGGCCGCGCAGCACGTGGTGGCGGCGCGTGTCGCGGCTCCCGGTCGCCATGATGCTCACCAGCCTGCTGGCCGCGCTGGGGATCGTGCAGCTGTCCTTCCAGCTGGGCAACGCGGCCTTCCGCACGGTCACGTGGACACGCCAGACCCAGGAGACCAACGCCCGGATCGCGGTGCTGGAGACCGAGCTGCAGATCCTCCAGGATGCCCGCACGGCCCTGAACACCCCCGAGTACCTGCGCCAGCTTGCCCGCTGTCAGGGCTTCGTCGGCCTGGACGAGACCGTGGTCGTGTCGCCCACGGCCCCCGCCGTGCCCGGCGAGAACTGCCAGGTCGTGCCGTTGCCCTGA